A stretch of Pyrenophora tritici-repentis strain M4 chromosome 7, whole genome shotgun sequence DNA encodes these proteins:
- a CDS encoding MitMem-reg domain containing protein, with the protein MNAIRMLSRRISLLRLYLKSLPPSYLSDPSLPVKVNSSPEESNTLPLDHTILRSISAMIARINILAPPDLAAFTLESQQEASDVQLVNLLSSITNSVSIAKDFGRKSAIIEQAKNQGKARMGVMGGFGTGDGGNYLNTVMDSAGGGRW; encoded by the coding sequence ATGAACGCCATCCGCATGCTTAGCCGACGTATATCGCTTCTACGCTTATATCTCAAGTCGCTACCACCCTCATACCTCTCCGACCCATCTCTCCCAGTCAAAGTGAATTCTTCACCCGAAGAGTCAAATACACTACCCCTAGACCACACCATTCTCCGCAGCATATCCGCCATGATCGCTCGCATCAACATCCTCGCTCCCCCAGACTTGGCTGCTTTCACGCTCGAATCGCAACAAGAAGCGTCGGACGTACAGCTAGTCAACTTGTTATCGTCAATCACAAACTCTGTCTCCATAGCTAAGGACTTTGGTCGCAAGAGCGCCATCATCGAACAAGCAAAGAACCAGGGCAAGGCTCGCATGGGCGTCATGGGTGGATTCGGTACTGGCGATGGCGGCAATTATCTCAACACGGTCATGGATAGCGCTGGTGGAGGCAGGTGGTGA
- a CDS encoding AF-4 domain containing protein, translated as MMKRKFSFNLAPVKVASKAELKEKPTPELTPTQSATHKRHTSKDSICDNSPFINRRVLDAQTDQELRSACKLILQNFKPSDHGMENTDPKLDFGGLGLRKESKPQQENRSKPAQVNVRMPTGAPMDTATTSFLPRKPSTKTRTRAKADLEIKARAYGGEPPARTNSSRKRTDFGWLDERDAQREEKLKVNGKASMDMPRPANFRNDSDESITLPVAVASNFANATVSSGKNTNRTSHHSDPAAAADAQATEWMRRELDKKKHHQDASDRPGRPSPLSRTASIKSSVKEYVFPGSRSRALSRAQSKESLRSASTNEGQGVSRNGSNSGWRGWVPRRSSSRSNSRPGTSKGSTTDEAQPRKSESNGLNLNRELPPLPSLDSWKDPQQPQAEMVAAQKSPKSPTTGTHIASVMRSHEEQSPPPRKQRHNVPDALVLKSDHSFPAHNSSRKQGSQSIPQTSRTVPNSPANAHQIMTNWSSTTNLDHRLELGSSTHTRAKSGSSQSASNSNRSTGGAISHSSSDLRAHRTTSTEPKSSGKEEQKSKLKKIFKGWIHKKEKKEDWMHKMEKEGIKEGMLVQDTGPSASPVVRY; from the exons ATGATGAAGCGAAAGTTCTCATTCAACTTGGCACCTGTC AAGGTTGCCTCCAAGGCTGAGCTGAAGGAAAAGCCGACGCCTGAACTGACGCCAACACAGTCTGCCACACACAAGAGACATACTTCCAAGGATAGCATATGCGACAATTCACCTTTTATCAACCGCCGTGTCCTCGATGCGCAGACGGACCAAGAGCTCCGCTCAGCCTGTAAGCTCATCTTACAAAACTTCAAGCCGTCCGATCATGGCATGGAGAATACGGACCCGAAGCTCGATTTTGGCGGACTGGGACTGCGCAAGGAGAGCAAGCCGCAGCAAGAAAACAGATCAAAGCCCGCCCAAGTCAATGTCCGCATGCCTACGGGTGCGCCCATGGATACTGCCACGACGTCGTTCCTGCCACGCAAACCCAGCACCAAGACGCGGACGCGAGCAAAAGCAGATTTGGAGATCAAAGCCAGGGCATATGGCGGCGAGCCACCTGCGCGCACCAATAGCAGTCGCAAGCGCACCGACTTTGGCTGGCTCGACGAACGGGATGCACAGAGGGAGGAAAAGCTCAAAGTCAACGGCAAGGCGTCCATGGACATGCCCCGACCAGCAAACTTCCGAAACGATTCCGACGAGAGCATCACGCTGCCCGTGGCAGTCGCATCTAACTTTGCGAATGCGACTGTGTCATCCGGCAAGAACACAAATCGGACTTCCCACCACTCCGATCCTGCTGCAGCCGCAGATGCACAAGCCACCGAGTGGATGCGCCGGGAGCTAGACAAGAAGAAGCACCACCAGGACGCCTCCGACCGCCCAGGCCGACCCTCCCCTCTCAGCCGCACAGCAAGCATCAAAAGCAGTGTCAAAGAATACGTCTTCCCGGGTTCTCGAAGTCGCGCCCTGAGCCGTGCGCAGTCCAAGGAATCCCTCCGTTCGGCTTCCACAAACGAAGGCCAGGGCGTCTCTCGCAATGGCTCAAATTCGGGCTGGCGTGGCTGGGTCCCTCGCCGGTCGAGCTCGAGGAGTAACAGCAGGCCAGGTACATCAAAGGGATCAACCACCGATGAAGCCCAACCTAGAAAGTCCGAGTCCAACGGTCTCAACCTGAACAGAGAGttgccaccactgccaagTCTCGACTCTTGGAAGGACCCCCAGCAGCCACAAGCAGAAATGGTTGCGGCACAGAAATCGCCAAAATCACCAACTACTGGAACACACATTGCAAGCGTTATGCGATCGCATGAAGAGCAGTCCCCCCCTCCGCGTAAACAGAGACATAATGTGCCTGATGCTCTGGTGTTGAAGTCCGACCACAGCTTCCCCGCCCACAACTCTTCACGTAAACAGGGCTCTCAGTCCATTCCCCAAACATCAAGAACGGTTCCGAACAGCCCAGCAAATGCCCATCAGATAATGACCAACTGGTCGTCCACTACCAACCTCGACCACCGCCTGGAGCTGGGTTCCAGCACCCACACTCGAGCGAAAAGTGGAAGCAGCCAATCTGCTTCAAATAGCAACAGGAGTACAGGTGGTGCCATCTCCCATTCGAGTTCAGATCTACGGGCCCACAGAACGACTTCCACCGAGCCCAAATCATCAGGAAAGGAAGAGCAGAAGTCGAAATTGAAGAAGATTTTCAAAGGGTGGATACATAAGAAGGAGAAAAAGGAGGACTGGATGCATAAGATGGAGAAGGAGGGTATCAAGGAAGGTATGCTCGTCCAAGACACTGGCCCAAGTGCGTCGCCAGTCGTCCGTTATTAA
- a CDS encoding DUF3445 domain containing protein — translation MAFSILLLLGVAFIASSVLILLQRNRRSILLERLHIKGRRVSGSKTPPRSLSPGKKSLPSTEVNWSDTFPPPRCFAVTEILKGERSEESESQWTKNILPMEASYLDVDDSRYLPCGLSVKDIKALGDFPDYATLSGVPHPSSYLEFDIKKALPRPYRPLRWAYHQTMSITKMQTDWWIELENTYEERIKQRQTLFEKHGEAVLQALPGSELACKELMEMVLQFLCARYPQYFWLSNNKKTFRNSILHTDTDLTTTPPLHVLLNNVPEDFAILLRNEKTGLYVFRAGIICSALGWNVGSKIGLNLSGIHDPIPDYKEKMQFSMDRYFAKKPTDKPIQRGSWGLEVDQPLYMPPGDPHEAHRSRQDPALELSRCHLRVDWQTLRRLPLSGAVVFNFKALFTPVEEFRDEPYVPGLMLKVLNEGKKNLMEYKNTWHVEHVVKPALAKWHEEQMESGAVEKEWEPRTLEESPWFPGWEEKWHRQQGF, via the exons ATGGCTTTCAGCATTCTCCTGCTCCTTGGAGTAGCTTTCATTGCTAGCTCGgtcctcatcctcctccAACGAAACAGACGCAGCATCCTTTTGGAGCGACTCCACATCAAGGGCCGAAGAGTCTCGGGTTCAAAGACTCCCCCCAGATCTCTATCCCCAGGAAAGAAATCTCTCCCAAGCACCGAAGTCAATTGGTCCGATACCTTCCCACCACCACGGTGCTTCGCTGTGACCGAGATTCTCAAAGGTGAGAGATCGGAAGAGTCAGAGTCGCAATGGACCAAGAACATTCTACCTATGGAAGCTTCGTATctggatgttgatgattcACGTTATCTACCATGCGGACTTTCGGTAAAGGACATCAAGGCTCTTGGAGACTTCCCAGACTACGCCACGCTCAGCGGCGTACCACACCCCTCATCCTACCTAGAGTTCGACATAAAGAAAGCACTGCCTAGGCCTTATCGACCACTTCGATGGGCTTATCATCAGACTATGT CAATCACCAAGATGCAAACCGACTGGTGGATCGAGCTTGAGAATACGTATGAAGAGCGCATCAAGCAACGTCAAACTTTGTTCGAAAAGCATGGCGAAGCCGTCCTTCAAGCACTTCCAGGGTCAGAACTAGCATGCAAGGAGCTAATGGAGATGGTGCTACAGTTCCTCTGCGCAAGATACCCTCAGTACTTCTGGCTTTCGAACAACAAAAAGACCTTTCGCAACAGCATACTACACACTGATACAGATCTCACGACTACTCCACCGTTGCACGTTTTACTGAACAATGTCCCCGAAGACTTTGCCATCTTGTTGCGAAACGAGAAGACTGGGCTCTACGTATTCCGGGCAGGCATCATCTGCAGTGCATTGGGCTGGAATGTCGGCTCGAAGATTGGGCTCAACCTATCAGGCATCCACGATCCAATCCCCGATTACAAAGAAAAGATGCAGTTCTCCATGGACAG GTACTTTGCCAAAAAGCCTACGGATAAACCAATTCAACGCGGCTCCTGGGGTCTGGAAGTCGACCAACCGCTCTACATGCCTCCTGGAGACCCCCACGAAGCACACCGCTCGCGACAGGATCCTGCGCTTGAACTTTCTCGTTGTCACCTTCGCGTAGATTGGCAGACACTGCGTCGCTTACCCCTCTCTGGCGCCGTGGTCTTCAACTTCAAGGCCCTGTTTACGCCAGTCGAGGAGTTCAGGGATGAGCCATATGTGCCGGGATTGATGCTTAAGGTACTAAATGAAGGCAAGAAGAACCTGATGGAGTATAAGAATACCTGGCATGTAGAGCATGTTGTCAAGCCAGCGCTGGCCAAATGGCACGAGGAACAGATGGAGAGCGGGGCGGTGGAGAAAGAGTGGGAACCGCGGACACTAGAGGAAAGCCCGTGGTTTCCGGGTTGGGAGGAGAAGTGGCATCGGCAGCAGGGGTTCTAG
- a CDS encoding NmrA multi-domain protein, which yields MTKTIAVVGVTGNQGSSVARVFLNEPGWKVRGITRDPSKSSATKMSSQGVEVLAGDLDDLESLKKAFQGANVIFGTTDFWGHMSDPATHKLAAEQKRTPNEVAFDREVSQAKNIIDAAAATVDTVDRFVLSTLSDTRRWSNGALMQNYHFDAKAEAVYYLKATYPKLMEKTSPLMLGYYANNWKSFSGAPKKQEDGSFVVSLPIGGDSKIPMTDAAADTGTHPVRSTYSPADVSRSFHKRTC from the exons ATGACCAAGACCATTGCTGTCGTCGGAGTTACGGGGAATCAG GGCTCATCGGTCGCTCGTGTGTTTCTCAATGAACCGGGATGGAAAGTCCGCGGCATCACTCGCGACCCTTCCAAATCATCTGCTACGAAGATGTCATCTCAGGGCGTTGAAGTTCTCGCTGGCGATCTCGACGATCTGGAATCACTGAAGAAGGCATTCCAAGGCGCAAATGTAATCTTCGGAACCACAGACTTCTGGGGCCacatgagcgatccagcaACACACAAGCTCGCGGCCGAGCAAAAGCGTACACCAAATGAAGTGGCTTTTGACCGGGAAGTCTCTCAAGCAAAGAACATCATCGACGCAGCTGCAGCTACGGTTGATACGGTGGACCGGTTCGTCTTGTCCACGCTGTCTGACACCAGAAGATGGAGCAACGGAGCCTTGATGCAGAATTATCATTTCGATGCAAAGGCGGAGGCGGTTTATTACCTCAAGGCAACCTACCCGAAGCTGATGGAGAAGACGAGCCCACTGATGTTGGGCTACTATGCCAACAACTGGAAGTCATTCAGCGGGGCGCCGAAGAAGCAGGAGGATGGGTCATTTGTCGTCAGCCTGCCGATAGGTGGGGACAGTAAGATACCCATGACCGATGCGGCCGCAGACACTGGTACACATCCCGTGCGCTCAACGTATTCTCCAGCTGACGTTTCAAGGTCATTTCACAAAAGGACTTGTTGA
- a CDS encoding nucleoside transporter family — MERIRRVFERENSEASYEPLEGGSERPDGEHIDVEDQAFSWTDYAVFTLLGVAMLWAWNMFLAAAPYFQRRFESNDNLLRNFQSGILSVGTIGNLGSMIVLTKLQARANYPKRITVALGLNVAVFTLLAISTKLFLNVAVGVYFAFLMVMVLSASLATGLCQNGVFAYVSGFGREEYTQGIMAGQGIAGVLPAITQIISVLSVPNKQHTGDAPQESSTSAFIYFLTATGVSAATLVAFFYLLSRTSSKQRMARLSYDDQDPEYDPTHSDRKTVPLTRLLKKLFWLAGAVFLTFAVTMFFPVFTPQVLSVRDPATSSRLFQPATFIPLGFFFWNLGDLIGRVGPALPALRLTHRPRLLFAFSIARVLFIPMYFLCNIGGKGAAVNSDFFYLFVVQLLFGVTNGFLSSNCMMGFAEWVEPDELEAAAF; from the exons ATGGAGCGCATACGCCGCGTCTTTGAGCGCGAGAACTCGGAGGCTTCGTATGAGCCGCTAGAGGGTGGCTCCGAACGGCCTGATGGAGAACATATCGATGTAGAGGACCAGGCGTTCTCATGGACCGACTATGCCGTCTTCACGCTGCTGGGAGTTGCTATGCTGTGGGCATG GAATATGTTCCTAGCAGCAGCCCCCTACTTCCAGCGGCGCTTCGAGTCCAATGACAACCTCCTCCGTAACTTCCAGTCCGGCATCCTCTCAGTCGGCACCATAGGAAACCTAGGCTCCATGATAGTCTTGACGAAGCTACAAGCCCGCGCAAACTACCCCAAACGCATCACTGTAGCCTTGGGGCTCAATGTGGCAGTCTTCACGCTGCTTGCCATATCCACAAAGCTGTTCTTGAATGTCGCCGTAGGCGTCTACTTTGCCTTCCTCATGGTCATGGTGCTGAGCGCCAGTCTGGCAACGGGCTTGTGTCAAAACGGCGTCTTCGCCTATGTATCCGGCTTTGGGCGTGAGGAATACACTCAGGGTATCATGGCAGGGCAGGGCATCGCTGGTGTCCTGCCCGCAATCACGCAGATCATCTCCGTACTGTCTGTACCCAATAAACAACATACTGGCGATGCACCTCAGGAATCCAGCACATCGGCCTTTATCTACTTTTTGACTGCCACCGGTGTCTCAGCAGCAACCCTCGTAGCCTTCTTCTACCTCCTCTCTAGAACCAGCTCTAAACAACGCATGGCCCGCCTATCCTACGACGACCAAGACCCGGAGTACGACCCTACTCACTCCGACCGCAAGACGGTTCCCCTGACAAGACTCCTGAAGAAGCTCTTCTGGCTTGCTGGCGCAGTGTTTCTTACTTTTGCTGTAACCATGTTCTTCCCCGTTTTCACACCACAGGTCCTTAGCGTCCGTGACCCAGCAACCTCGTCCCGCCTCTTCCAACCTGCAACCTTCATCCCACTaggcttcttcttctggaaCCTAGGCGATTTGATCGGTCGCGTGGGTCCCGCACTACCTGCCCTACGTCTCACACACCGTCCACGTCTCCTCTTCGCATTTTCTATTGCACGTGTGCTATTCATTCCAATGTACTTTCTCTGCAACATCGGCGGGAAAGGTGCAGCTGTGAACTCGGACTTCTTCTATCTATTCGTGGTGCAGTTGTTGTTTGGTGTGACGAATGGGTTTCTGAGTAGTAACTGTATGATGGGTTTCGCCGAGTGGGTGGAGCCTGATGAATTGGAGGCGGCGG CTTTTTGA
- a CDS encoding solute binding protein, whose translation MSSFHLPPQTISVKRKRTEAPIDTLRIEDGKEIESKRTRYGYKRLTKPGDDAEHSLVPPTPVGERRFRLDPVSRIGAKRHFVEEQPSVSSKNDPRQQIGGQVQEPTLAEQTPTSTPRPRKRPGAGSALHHSSKASIQWKQPLPTSPSETDVRNLEALTKEVEKSDTTTTTGPSPSKYKPKAPAKRFAERHPDKATPTPDGDADADAMDIDTSEYVYDHYVREPVHPDAPLPTGPIGLLVISAEDADWWDADSSSDREFDTDDEDENAEDYYANDYPEDELSEDDEFDRNLYKSKYRHGSDEEEFGLGSEDDEEGNGVGSGEEGDEDDEHFRMTVPKAKGVWGIGVLRGSSVWVSLVQFTSSMLQHTNTPFTPPALPIHP comes from the exons ATGTCGTCATTCCATCTACCGCCGCAGACCATCTCAGTCAAGCGCAAACGCACAGAGGCGCCCATCGACACACTGAGGATCGAAGACGGGAAAGAGATAGAGAGCAAGCGAACAAGATACGGTTACAAGCGTCTCACCAAGCCAGGCGATGATGCAGAGCACTCATTGGTACCCCCAACCCCCGTAGGCGAGCGAAGATTTCGTCTCGACCCCGTATCACGAATTGGCGCAAAACGGCATTTCGTCGAAGAACAACCGTCCGTCTCTTCCAAAAACGACCCCCGACAACAAATAGGCGGCCAAGTCCAAGAACCCACCCTCGCAGAGCAAACTCCAACCTCCACACCACGTCCAAGAAAGCGACCGGGGGCAGGAAGTGCCCTCCACCACAGTTCCAAAGCCTCGATCCAATGGAAACAACCACTTCCCACCTCACCCTCGGAAACCGACGTCCGCAACCTCGAAGCCCTCACCAAGGAGGTCGAAAAGAGCGAcaccactaccaccaccggCCCCTCGCCCTCAAAATACAAGCCAAAAGCCCCCGCCAAACGCTTTGCAGAACGTCACCCGGATAAAGCTACACCCACCCCAGATGGAGACGCAGACGCAGATGCAATGGACATCGACACCTCAGAATACGTCTACGACCACTACGTCCGCGAGCCCGTCCACCCCGACGCACCCCTCCCCACAGGTCCCATCGGCCTGCTCGTCATCAGCGCCGAAGATGCCGACTGGTGGGACGCCGACTCGTCTTCCGACCGCGAATTCGACACggacgacgaagacgaaaACGCAGAGGACTACTACGCCAACGACTACCCCGAAGATGAACTCAGTGAGGACGACGAGTTTGATCGGAATCTTTATAAAAGCAAGTATCGGCATGGGAGTGACGAGGAAGAGTTTGGGCTGGGGAGTGAGGATGATGAGGAGGGGAATGGGGTGGGCAGTGGGGAGGAGGGGGATGAGGATGATGAACATTTTCGGATGACGGTGCCGAAGGCTAAGGGGGTGTGGGGTATTGGGGTGTTAAGGGGGAGTAGTGTTTGGGTATCTCTGG TTCAGTTCACTTCTTCTATGCTACAACATACAAATACACCCTTCACCCCACCAGCATTACCGATTCATCCATAA